In Gossypium raimondii isolate GPD5lz chromosome 12, ASM2569854v1, whole genome shotgun sequence, a single window of DNA contains:
- the LOC105764547 gene encoding aluminum-activated malate transporter 9 produces the protein MGSIKCNWADNSGGKLPLLVSFWGNEDGGSRRRGLKVMREKIKNSWVEFNDFARKALEMGRSDPRKVIFAVKMGLALSLTSLLIFWKGSYQDFAQYSIWAILTVIVMFEFSIGATFIKGFNRGLGTLCAGILAFCFAELSVVAGKFEEVVIVISIFLTGFCASYLKLYPTMKPYEYGFRVFVLTYCILMVAGNRTREYSQAVLTRLVLIAAGAGVTLVVNICIFPIWAGESLHKLVVKNFKDLATSLEGCVNGYLQCVEYERIPSKILTYQAADDPLYNCYRSVVQSTSEEDTLLGFATWEPPHGPYRHNYPWENFVKVSGAVKHCAFTVMALHGCILSEIQAPADRRHVFSNELQKVGSEGAKVLRELGSKLEKMEKLSPGDILKNVHEAAEQLQQKIDHKSYVLVNSEGWEIGGRPMELDLEDLINAAEDENMKLGSKSLSEAVLEVRSVSVGTALCYDAKNTLRTWPSNVSANGGSMVKGDEFKTYESASALSLATFTSLLIEFVARLGNVVSSFEELSLKANFKDPPIINMPPEPCKGIAT, from the exons ATGGGGTCTATCAAGTGTAATTGGGCAGATAACAGTGGGGGAAAGCTGCCTCTTTTGGTCAGCTTCTGGGGAAATGAAGATGGAGGAAGTCGACGGAGGGGTCTGAAAGTTATGagagaaaaaattaagaattctTGGGTTGAATTCAACGATTTTGCTAGGAAAGCATTGGAAATGGGACGTTCTGATCCCAGGAAAGTTATATTTGCGGTAAAAATGGGGCTGGCATTGTCACTTACGTCTTTGCTCATATTCTGGAAAGGATCATATCAGGATTTTGCTCAATATTCAATCTGGGCAATCCTCACGGTCATAGTGATGTTTGAATTCAGCATTG GAGCAACCTTCATCAAAGGATTTAATCGTGGATTGGGAACACTTTGTGCTGGGATACTTGCTTTTTGCTTTGCTGAGTTATCTGTGGTGGCCGGCAAGTTCGAGGAAGTTGTCATTGTAATAAGCATTTTCTTAACAG GATTCTGCGCATCCTATCTGAAGCTGTACCCGACAATGAAGCCTTACGAATATGGATTTCGAGTATTCGTATTGACATATTGTATCCTTATGGTAGCTGGTAACCGGACCAGGGAATATAGTCAGGCAGTTTTAACTCGGTTGGTGCTTATAGCTGCTGGAGCTGGTGTTACTTTGGTcgtaaatatatgtattttccCAATTTGGGCTGGTGAATCTCTGCATAAATTGGTGGTGAAAAATTTTAAGGACCTTGCCACTTCTTTGGAAG GTTGCGTCAACGGGTACTTGCAATGTGTGGAATACGAGAGAATTCCGTCGAAAATTCTTACATATCAAGCTGCGGATGATCCGCTTTATAATTGTTATCGGTCAGTGGTGCAGTCTACAAGCGAAGAAGATACATTG CTTGGTTTTGCGACTTGGGAACCTCCTCATGGACCTTATAGGCATAATTATCCTTGGGAAAACTTTGTCAAAGTAAGCGGTGCAGTGAAGCACTGTGCTTTCACTGTTATGGCACTGCATGGTTGCATCCTTTCGGAAATACAG GCCCCTGCGGACCGAAGGCATGTCTTTTCCAATGAGCTTCAGAAGGTGGGGTCGGAAGGCGCGAAAGTGTTACGTGAGCTCGGAAGCAAATTAGAGAAGATGGAAAAACTGAGTCCAGGTGACATACTTAAAAATGTACACGAGGCAGCTGAGCAGCTGCAGCAAAAGATAGACCATAAGTCGTACGTTTTAGTGAATTCTGAGGGCTGGGAAATTGGGGGAAGGCCCATGGAATTAGATTTAGAAGACCTGATCAATGCGGCTGAAGATGAAAACATGAAACTGGGATCTAAATCGTTGAGTGAAGCAGTGCTGGAGGTGAGGTCAGTCTCTGTTGGGACAGCTTTGTGTTATGACGCCAAAAACACGTTAAGAACATGGCCCTCAAATGTTTCAGCTAATGGGGGATCAATGGTTAAGGGGGACGAATTCAAAACATACGAAAGTGCTAGTGCTTTGTCCTTGGCCACATTTACTTCacttttgattgaatttgtggCCAGATTAGGCAATGTGGTCAGCTCTTTTGAAGAACTCAGTCTAAAAGCTAACTTCAAAGATCCTCCCATCATCAACATGCCCCCTGAACCTTGTAAAGGAATCGCTACTTGA